The Alkalihalobacillus sp. TS-13 genomic interval TCGTCGAAATCACATTCTAGTAATCCTGTTCCGCAACAGGAAACGACTCAACAAGAAGAAATTAGAGTAATGAACAGGACCCCGGAAGTTAATTCAGGTTTATGCATGGCAGATATAATCGACTACTTGCGAAATATACAAAATTCAGAACAGGATGTGCATACACTTCAAGAGGAAAATCAGCGACTTAAAGATAACCTTTTGAACATGGAGAAGGAAAATGAAGTGTTGAACCACAAATTTCAGAAATTGCAGAATGATTATGATCATGTGTACGAAGACTATAAAATCATGTTGAATTTCATGGAACGAGCAAGGAAAATGGCAGTGACAGATGACGATCAGGATTCGCAAGTGAAATTCCAAATGGATTATAACGGAAATCTTGAAAAAGTGGAAAAGTAAGTAGAACAAAGCTGACGAAAAAGTGCCAGGAACCTAAAAATAAGGTCCTGACACTTGATTCAAGTCAGCTTTACTGTTTTTGTAGGTCCAACTCATTTCTTACAAGTCAGATGACGATACGTCCGTTTCTTTGATCGGTCCATCCTCTGTTTCCGCAGGTTCTTGCTCAGCAACACCCGCTGGATACCATACATAAGGATTTTCCCCTCGGTCACGGCTTGGGTTATATGTTACGGATGAGAAGCCCATCTTTTCCCAAAACTCACTAGAACGCTGTCGTGCGTTTGTCTTGATAGGGAGATTGTAGGTTTTTGCAAAATTGACGAGCGCACTACCGAAACCTTTCCCGTGATATGCAGGTAAGACTTCCAGTTTCCATAGTTCAAGGTAATCCTGAGGCGGATCGAAATAGCG includes:
- a CDS encoding RsfA family transcriptional regulator; the protein is MGSTRQDAWSHDEDLLLAEVVLRHIREGGTQLAAFEEVGKKLSRTSAACGFRWNSLIRKKYDAAIAIAKKQRKQMMKEKSSKSHSSNPVPQQETTQQEEIRVMNRTPEVNSGLCMADIIDYLRNIQNSEQDVHTLQEENQRLKDNLLNMEKENEVLNHKFQKLQNDYDHVYEDYKIMLNFMERARKMAVTDDDQDSQVKFQMDYNGNLEKVEK
- a CDS encoding N-acetyltransferase, which codes for MYKVQKLLVNYKTLEEFKKFKEYGIQELSMLEDLQENIIDNDSESPFYGIYYGDKLVARMSLYRIDGNYDRYFDPPQDYLELWKLEVLPAYHGKGFGSALVNFAKTYNLPIKTNARQRSSEFWEKMGFSSVTYNPSRDRGENPYVWYPAGVAEQEPAETEDGPIKETDVSSSDL